The following coding sequences are from one Parabacteroides pacaensis window:
- a CDS encoding 4Fe-4S dicluster domain-containing protein, with protein MAKIRGSVVVNTERCKGCNLCVLACPANVLELHPREVNNKGYHYVYMKNPDDCIGCANCGYICPDGCLTIYKVKL; from the coding sequence ATGGCAAAAATAAGAGGAAGTGTTGTTGTCAACACCGAACGTTGTAAAGGATGTAACCTATGTGTGCTTGCCTGTCCTGCTAACGTATTGGAACTTCATCCAAGGGAAGTCAATAACAAAGGATATCATTATGTGTACATGAAAAACCCGGACGATTGCATTGGCTGTGCTAATTGCGGATACATTTGTCCGGATGGATGTCTAACCATTTACAAAGTAAAACTGTAA
- a CDS encoding GH92 family glycosyl hydrolase, with amino-acid sequence MSNLKIIYSLLFILSCITCARQEVPPVEDVNALIGTHSNRSFSHGNTYPAVTRPWGMNFWTPQTGIMSDNWIYTYHSDSIRGFRQTHLPSPWIGDYGTFSIMPVSGQLKVYDTQRAAAFSHALEKATPYYYSVQLQDEEILAEMTATERCGLLRFSFNRDEDRFVVLDAFHQGASVTIVPEENKIVGFCKNHTAGVPDNFANYFVIHFDCAFEAYGTWDAGAIYTGKKELAGKYVGAYLCFSRAVKTVNLKISSSFISTEQAIRNLQTEIGNKNFEEVKDETYAIWNNHLKKVEIEGGTEEQRKTFYSNFYRASLFPCKFYEYDSSGEPVHYSPYDGKVHKGYMYTDNGVWDTFRSLHPWLSLMFPLVSREIIESLVNTYKEGGWFPSWTSPGYRNSMIGSHAVSLIADALQKGITGFDLGKAYEAALKDCYEAAPAKYMGRYGYDEYNKKGYLPYPEYEQATAMSLEYAYDDYCIMQLARFMNRKEDINLFAARAKNYIHSYDASTGFMRPRKADGNWYEHFNGYLWGGPFTEGNAWQYTWSVFHDVEGLIKLMGGNEAFTARLDSVFIAPLNSPLYGRSFNEIAEMHAAGMGQYAHGNQPAQHILYLYNYAGQPWKTQHWVRKALDRLYNSTPSGYCGDEDNGQTSSWYLFSALGFYPVCPGSGQYVLGSPLFRSAKLTLENGKTFVIKAPRNSASNVYVKSKELNGKKYNPLFINHKDIANGGKLQFEMSPHPSKEIKYSQEERPYSLLNDVN; translated from the coding sequence ATGAGCAACTTGAAAATAATATATAGTCTTCTTTTCATCCTTTCTTGCATCACATGTGCCCGACAGGAAGTACCGCCGGTAGAAGACGTGAATGCTTTAATAGGCACACATTCGAACCGGAGCTTTTCCCACGGAAACACCTATCCTGCCGTAACACGCCCTTGGGGAATGAACTTCTGGACACCCCAAACCGGTATCATGTCCGATAACTGGATTTATACTTACCATTCCGATTCCATCCGGGGATTCCGCCAGACCCACTTACCGAGTCCCTGGATTGGCGACTATGGTACATTTAGTATTATGCCGGTTTCCGGGCAACTGAAGGTATACGATACTCAACGAGCTGCTGCTTTTTCCCATGCCCTTGAGAAAGCAACTCCCTATTACTATTCCGTACAATTGCAAGACGAAGAAATTTTAGCGGAAATGACAGCCACGGAACGGTGCGGCTTACTGCGTTTTTCATTTAACCGGGATGAAGACCGTTTTGTGGTATTGGACGCTTTTCACCAGGGAGCTTCGGTAACCATTGTGCCGGAAGAGAATAAAATAGTTGGCTTTTGCAAAAACCATACGGCGGGAGTACCCGATAACTTTGCCAATTACTTTGTCATTCACTTCGACTGTGCTTTTGAAGCTTACGGAACTTGGGATGCCGGGGCCATTTATACCGGTAAAAAGGAACTCGCGGGGAAGTATGTAGGTGCTTACCTTTGTTTCTCGCGTGCCGTAAAAACCGTAAATTTGAAAATCTCTTCTTCCTTTATTTCTACGGAACAAGCAATCCGAAACCTGCAAACGGAAATCGGCAATAAAAACTTCGAAGAAGTGAAAGACGAAACTTACGCCATTTGGAATAACCATCTCAAGAAGGTGGAAATAGAAGGAGGAACGGAAGAACAACGGAAAACCTTTTATTCTAATTTCTATCGTGCATCCCTTTTTCCCTGTAAATTCTACGAATACGATTCCTCAGGAGAGCCGGTTCACTACAGTCCTTACGATGGGAAAGTACATAAGGGTTATATGTATACTGATAATGGCGTTTGGGATACGTTCCGCTCGCTCCATCCGTGGTTATCGTTAATGTTCCCGTTGGTGAGCCGGGAAATTATCGAATCACTGGTAAATACCTATAAAGAAGGAGGTTGGTTTCCCAGTTGGACAAGTCCGGGTTACCGTAACTCCATGATTGGCTCACATGCCGTTTCGTTAATAGCAGATGCCCTGCAAAAAGGTATAACTGGCTTTGATTTGGGAAAAGCTTATGAAGCCGCACTAAAAGATTGTTACGAAGCCGCTCCCGCAAAATACATGGGACGTTACGGCTATGATGAATACAATAAAAAAGGTTATCTCCCTTATCCCGAATACGAACAAGCCACTGCCATGTCTCTCGAATATGCCTATGACGACTACTGCATCATGCAACTGGCACGCTTTATGAACAGAAAAGAAGATATTAACTTGTTTGCAGCCCGAGCCAAGAATTATATCCATTCGTATGATGCTTCGACCGGTTTTATGCGTCCCCGGAAAGCAGATGGCAACTGGTATGAACATTTCAACGGTTATTTGTGGGGCGGACCTTTTACAGAAGGGAATGCCTGGCAATATACATGGAGTGTATTTCACGACGTAGAAGGGCTAATCAAATTGATGGGAGGCAACGAAGCCTTCACCGCACGTCTGGACTCAGTCTTTATAGCACCCCTGAACAGTCCCCTGTATGGCCGTTCTTTTAATGAAATAGCGGAAATGCACGCAGCCGGCATGGGCCAATATGCACACGGAAACCAACCAGCACAACATATCCTTTATTTATATAATTACGCCGGTCAACCCTGGAAAACCCAACATTGGGTACGCAAAGCATTAGACCGCCTTTACAACTCCACTCCCTCCGGCTATTGCGGAGATGAAGACAATGGACAAACTTCTTCCTGGTACCTTTTCAGTGCCTTAGGATTTTATCCGGTATGCCCAGGTTCAGGCCAGTATGTATTAGGCAGTCCTTTATTCCGTTCTGCGAAACTAACCTTGGAAAATGGAAAGACATTTGTTATAAAAGCTCCTCGAAACAGTGCTTCAAATGTGTATGTGAAGTCAAAAGAATTGAATGGCAAGAAATATAATCCGCTTTTTATTAACCATAAAGATATTGCCAACGGAGGAAAACTACAGTTTGAAATGTCTCCTCATCCTTCCAAAGAAATAAAATACTCCCAAGAAGAACGACCTTACTCATTGTTAAATGATGTTAACTAG
- a CDS encoding monomeric [FeFe] hydrogenase → MAFTNNVMIVRHGLLAKLVKLWNENRLLEEIDRLPLELSPKRSKVMGRCCIHKERAVWKYKSFPLLGFDMSDEIDELTPLSEYAKRTLLRTKKEKDNLLCVIDEACSSCVQTNYEVTNLCRGCVARSCYMNCPKDAIRIKKNGQAKIDHDTCISCGICYQNCPYHAIVYIPIPCEEVCPVKAISRNEEGVQHIDENKCIYCGKCINACPFGAIFEISQVFDVLQRLRTKEPMVAIVAPSILAQYNAPTENVYGAIKKLGFIDVIEVALGAMDTTRHEAEELKEKIEQGQSFMTTSCCPSYIQLVQKHLPDMKKYVSDTGSPMYYAARIAKEKYPDAKVVFVGPCVAKRKEAEMDECVDFVLTFEEMASILDGLSIKVEEAPAFSILRKSVREAHGFAQSGGVIGAVKAYLKDENLNAIQIANLDKKNIALLKAYSRGKAPAKFIEVMACEGGCITGPCSHSDISTGKKLFNKELAKR, encoded by the coding sequence ATGGCTTTTACCAACAACGTAATGATTGTTCGCCACGGATTATTGGCGAAACTCGTAAAACTGTGGAATGAGAATCGTTTATTGGAAGAAATTGACCGTCTTCCGCTAGAGCTAAGTCCCAAAAGATCGAAAGTGATGGGCCGTTGCTGTATACATAAAGAACGTGCTGTATGGAAATATAAATCTTTTCCATTGTTAGGATTCGATATGAGTGATGAAATCGATGAACTTACTCCCCTTTCCGAATATGCAAAAAGAACTTTACTCAGAACAAAAAAAGAAAAAGATAATCTACTTTGTGTAATAGACGAGGCGTGTTCGTCGTGTGTACAAACCAATTATGAAGTAACAAATTTATGCCGGGGTTGCGTAGCCAGGAGTTGTTATATGAATTGCCCCAAAGATGCCATTCGCATAAAGAAAAACGGGCAAGCCAAAATAGATCATGATACCTGTATAAGTTGTGGAATTTGTTATCAAAACTGCCCCTATCATGCCATTGTATATATCCCGATTCCTTGTGAAGAAGTATGTCCGGTCAAAGCAATTAGTAGAAATGAAGAAGGAGTTCAACATATTGACGAAAATAAATGTATCTATTGCGGGAAATGTATTAATGCATGTCCTTTTGGTGCTATCTTTGAAATTTCCCAAGTGTTCGACGTTCTTCAAAGATTACGGACTAAAGAGCCCATGGTAGCAATCGTCGCACCTTCTATCTTGGCTCAATATAACGCACCGACAGAAAATGTATATGGAGCCATTAAAAAATTAGGATTCATAGATGTAATAGAAGTAGCGTTAGGAGCTATGGATACTACCCGTCATGAAGCGGAAGAACTAAAAGAAAAGATAGAACAAGGCCAGTCTTTTATGACAACCTCTTGTTGCCCTTCCTATATCCAATTGGTACAAAAGCATTTACCTGATATGAAAAAGTATGTTTCAGATACAGGTTCTCCGATGTATTATGCAGCTCGGATTGCTAAAGAAAAATATCCGGATGCCAAAGTAGTTTTTGTAGGTCCTTGTGTAGCCAAAAGAAAAGAAGCAGAAATGGATGAATGTGTGGATTTTGTTCTTACTTTTGAAGAAATGGCATCCATTCTCGATGGATTAAGCATCAAAGTAGAAGAGGCTCCCGCTTTTTCAATTCTTCGTAAATCAGTTCGTGAAGCTCATGGATTTGCTCAAAGCGGGGGTGTAATCGGTGCCGTAAAAGCTTATTTAAAAGACGAAAACTTAAATGCTATACAAATTGCAAACTTAGACAAAAAGAATATAGCACTCTTAAAAGCATACTCCAGAGGTAAAGCGCCAGCTAAATTTATAGAAGTAATGGCTTGCGAGGGAGGCTGTATTACAGGCCCTTGTTCGCATAGCGATATTTCTACCGGAAAGAAGTTATTTAATAAAGAACTTGCTAAACGTTAA
- a CDS encoding 3-methyl-2-oxobutanoate dehydrogenase subunit VorB: MAEEVKLMKGNEAIARAAIRCGADGYFGYPITPQSEIMETLMAEMPWETTGMVVLQAESEVAAINMVYGGAGSGKKVMTSSSSPGISLKLEGISYMAGAELPCLIVNVMRGGPGLGTIQPSQADYFQTVKGGGHGDYRLIALAPSSVQEMADFVSLGFDLAFKYRNPAIILADGIVGQMMEKVVLPEQQPRHTDEEIRQQCPWAVTGKTKDRKRNVITSLELDPAAMEENNLRFQRKYREIEENEVRYEEFMCEDAEYLVVAFGSSARICQKVVEIAREEGIKLGLLRPITLWPFPQKALASYVGKVKGILSVELNAGQMVEDIRLAIECKVKVEHFGRLGGIVFTPDEVLNALKEKLF; the protein is encoded by the coding sequence ATGGCAGAAGAAGTAAAATTAATGAAGGGAAACGAAGCAATTGCCCGTGCCGCCATCCGTTGCGGTGCAGACGGTTATTTTGGTTACCCTATTACTCCACAATCAGAAATTATGGAGACCCTGATGGCTGAAATGCCTTGGGAAACAACCGGAATGGTAGTGTTACAAGCTGAAAGCGAAGTGGCCGCTATCAATATGGTATATGGCGGTGCGGGAAGTGGTAAAAAAGTAATGACCTCTTCATCAAGCCCTGGTATTAGTTTAAAATTAGAAGGTATATCTTATATGGCAGGGGCGGAACTACCTTGTCTGATTGTAAATGTAATGCGTGGAGGTCCCGGATTAGGAACGATCCAACCTAGCCAAGCTGATTATTTCCAAACCGTAAAAGGGGGTGGACATGGAGACTACCGGTTGATTGCTCTGGCACCTTCTTCAGTGCAAGAAATGGCCGACTTTGTATCATTAGGCTTTGATTTGGCTTTTAAGTATCGTAATCCTGCCATCATTTTAGCCGATGGAATTGTCGGACAAATGATGGAAAAAGTCGTTCTTCCGGAACAACAACCCCGGCATACGGATGAAGAAATTCGTCAACAATGTCCCTGGGCAGTCACAGGCAAAACAAAAGACCGTAAACGAAATGTAATTACTTCTTTAGAGCTAGATCCTGCTGCGATGGAAGAAAACAATCTTCGTTTTCAAAGAAAATATCGTGAAATTGAAGAGAACGAAGTTCGCTATGAGGAATTTATGTGCGAAGATGCAGAATATTTAGTCGTAGCTTTCGGATCCTCGGCCCGTATCTGTCAAAAAGTAGTTGAAATTGCCCGGGAAGAAGGCATAAAATTAGGCTTACTTCGCCCTATTACCTTATGGCCGTTCCCCCAAAAAGCGCTTGCTTCTTATGTAGGAAAAGTAAAAGGCATTCTTTCCGTCGAATTGAATGCAGGTCAAATGGTAGAAGACATTCGTCTGGCTATTGAATGCAAAGTAAAAGTAGAACATTTCGGAAGATTAGGAGGTATTGTATTTACTCCGGATGAAGTACTGAACGCTTTGAAAGAAAAATTATTCTAA
- a CDS encoding winged helix-turn-helix domain-containing protein, translating into MENIKNGKTESFVELQRAVQDSIVENGNLIMPGVYEVRTKMGTLFKISTLVFKADPYTLLKDQLPVKLRFQEGVILNALLEDSTFYVSRKVLIKKVWPTVNPEKVNCNGRLNVTVDRLKKALSVDPKIRVLCERGVGYKLYVDVSQEEQIE; encoded by the coding sequence ATGGAAAACATTAAAAACGGAAAGACAGAAAGTTTTGTAGAATTGCAGCGTGCAGTTCAGGATTCAATTGTTGAAAATGGAAATCTTATTATGCCTGGAGTGTATGAAGTTAGAACTAAAATGGGAACTTTGTTTAAGATCAGTACATTAGTTTTTAAGGCAGATCCTTACACTTTATTAAAAGACCAATTACCAGTCAAACTCAGATTTCAAGAAGGAGTGATATTGAATGCTCTTTTAGAAGATTCGACTTTTTATGTTTCACGGAAAGTATTAATAAAGAAAGTATGGCCTACTGTAAATCCGGAGAAAGTAAATTGCAATGGAAGATTAAATGTTACTGTCGACAGATTGAAAAAAGCTCTAAGTGTTGATCCTAAGATTAGGGTTTTGTGTGAAAGAGGAGTCGGCTATAAATTATATGTTGATGTTTCTCAAGAAGAACAAATAGAATAA
- a CDS encoding HAD family hydrolase, with protein sequence MKDIKVIGFDADDTLWVNETYFQETEQEFCKLLSPYIDAQTLSAALFRTEIQNMPLYGYGIKPYILSIIETAIKVTDGKVSPAVLQKIISLGKEQLRKPVVLLPGVEETLSALQGKYKLIVVTKGDILDQEQKLIRSGIEHYFHHVEIMSNKTEKEYQKLLHHLDIKASQFLMIGNSVKSDILPPLTLGCYTLYIPFKTTWAHEKEKVPNTHPQFKEIKSLQQVLSFLSL encoded by the coding sequence ATGAAAGATATAAAAGTAATAGGATTTGATGCGGATGATACTTTATGGGTCAATGAAACTTATTTTCAAGAAACCGAACAAGAATTTTGTAAACTATTGTCTCCTTATATAGATGCTCAAACGCTTAGTGCTGCGCTTTTTCGCACAGAAATACAAAATATGCCTTTATATGGATATGGAATAAAACCTTACATTCTGTCTATCATAGAAACAGCCATTAAAGTTACCGACGGAAAAGTTTCTCCGGCAGTTCTCCAAAAAATTATTTCATTAGGAAAAGAACAACTGAGAAAACCGGTTGTTTTATTACCGGGAGTAGAAGAAACTCTTTCTGCCCTTCAAGGAAAATATAAACTTATAGTGGTTACTAAAGGTGATATCTTGGACCAAGAACAAAAATTAATTCGTTCCGGCATAGAACATTATTTTCACCATGTAGAAATAATGAGTAATAAAACAGAAAAGGAGTATCAAAAGCTTTTGCATCATCTGGATATAAAAGCATCCCAGTTTCTCATGATTGGAAATTCAGTCAAATCCGATATATTACCCCCATTAACCTTAGGATGTTATACCCTCTATATTCCTTTTAAGACCACATGGGCACACGAAAAAGAGAAGGTGCCAAATACTCACCCCCAATTTAAAGAAATAAAAAGTTTACAACAAGTACTGTCATTTCTTTCTTTATAA
- a CDS encoding GH92 family glycosyl hydrolase, with the protein MIKKHYLVCMLWLSLGTLQAKSPVEYVNTRIGNISHLLVPTFPTTHLPNSMLRMIPEHTEFVTDRLGGFPLNVPSHRQGSVLLLKPYCGENFTLQQLRDYRYDQEYSTPYEYRVRLDDYDINVAFAPAEKAALYSFTFEKTAPAYIVLETQQEGEFEAKGNTLHGYEIHRGIKHYFYLEFDRLPEHTQAAKNGKKQAGIVRFPAGTEEVRLRYGISYLSVEQARKNLEKEIADYNLKSLSLRAKKAWNKVLSKIQVHGGTDNQKVTFYTALYRSHERMVNISEDGKYFSAFDGRVHEDEGIPFWTDDWIWDTYHALHPLQILLNPDKEAEKLTSYIRMCEQSGWMPTFPTVSGDAHCMNGNHAAVMFADALNKGIKFDVEKAFEGMKHTVLTETMIPWRRAPKTELDEFYHQHGWFPALRPDEEETVPLVDAFEKRESVAVTLAASYDDWCIAQLAQALGRKDDYNFFIRRAFNYRNLFNKQTGFFHPKDKNGKFIEPFDYIFSGGIGARAYYDENNAWTYIWDVHHNIADLIHLFGGNQPFIDKLDRLFTEGMQRSKWQYYAVHPDATGNVGQFVMGNEPSFHIPYLYNYAGQPWKTQKRIRMLMESWFRNDLMGICGDEDGGGMSAFYVFSAMGFYPVSAGIPAYNIGSPLFNKITIRLEGGKKFTIIAKDASWNNKYIVSARLDGKPYNKPWFTHTDIINGGTLELQMADRPNKAWGSAPEAVPPSEGIHINLK; encoded by the coding sequence ATGATAAAGAAACACTATTTAGTATGTATGCTATGGCTAAGCTTGGGAACGCTGCAAGCCAAATCACCCGTAGAATACGTGAACACCCGGATAGGCAATATAAGCCACCTGCTCGTTCCCACCTTCCCCACCACCCATCTGCCGAACAGCATGCTCCGGATGATTCCCGAACATACCGAATTCGTAACAGACCGGCTGGGAGGCTTCCCCCTCAACGTTCCTTCCCACCGCCAAGGCAGTGTGCTACTGCTTAAACCCTATTGTGGCGAAAACTTCACCCTGCAACAACTGCGAGACTACCGCTACGACCAGGAATACTCTACCCCCTACGAATACAGGGTCCGCCTGGACGATTACGACATAAACGTAGCCTTTGCTCCCGCAGAGAAAGCAGCCCTGTACTCCTTTACCTTCGAAAAAACAGCCCCGGCCTATATCGTACTGGAAACTCAACAAGAAGGAGAATTCGAAGCAAAAGGAAACACCCTGCACGGATATGAAATCCATCGGGGAATTAAACACTATTTCTATCTGGAGTTCGACCGGCTCCCCGAACATACCCAAGCAGCGAAAAATGGAAAAAAACAAGCCGGAATAGTCCGTTTCCCTGCCGGCACGGAAGAAGTCAGACTTCGCTACGGAATATCCTACCTTAGCGTGGAACAAGCCCGCAAGAACCTGGAAAAAGAAATTGCAGACTACAACCTGAAAAGTTTGTCACTCCGGGCAAAGAAAGCTTGGAACAAAGTCTTGAGCAAAATCCAGGTACACGGAGGTACGGACAACCAGAAAGTAACCTTTTACACTGCCCTTTACCGCTCGCATGAACGCATGGTGAATATCTCCGAAGACGGAAAGTATTTCAGCGCTTTCGACGGTCGTGTACATGAAGATGAAGGAATACCTTTCTGGACCGACGATTGGATCTGGGACACTTACCACGCCCTTCATCCTCTCCAAATACTTTTAAATCCGGATAAAGAAGCGGAAAAGCTAACCTCCTATATTCGTATGTGCGAACAATCGGGATGGATGCCTACCTTTCCCACTGTTTCCGGTGATGCCCATTGTATGAACGGTAACCACGCAGCCGTAATGTTTGCCGATGCCCTGAACAAAGGAATAAAGTTCGATGTGGAAAAAGCCTTTGAAGGTATGAAACACACCGTCCTCACCGAAACGATGATCCCCTGGCGAAGAGCCCCCAAAACCGAGCTGGACGAATTTTACCATCAACACGGCTGGTTCCCTGCTCTCCGTCCGGATGAAGAAGAAACCGTCCCGCTGGTAGATGCCTTCGAAAAACGGGAAAGCGTAGCCGTGACACTTGCTGCTTCCTACGACGATTGGTGCATTGCCCAACTGGCGCAAGCCCTCGGCCGTAAGGATGATTATAACTTCTTTATCCGCAGAGCATTCAACTACCGTAACCTTTTCAACAAACAAACAGGTTTTTTCCACCCGAAAGACAAGAATGGCAAATTCATAGAACCATTCGACTACATCTTTTCAGGAGGCATCGGCGCCCGGGCATATTACGACGAGAATAACGCCTGGACCTATATCTGGGACGTCCATCACAACATTGCTGACCTGATACACCTTTTCGGCGGTAACCAACCATTCATCGACAAGCTGGATCGGCTTTTTACCGAAGGCATGCAAAGAAGCAAATGGCAATACTACGCCGTCCACCCCGATGCAACCGGCAATGTGGGACAATTCGTGATGGGTAACGAACCCAGTTTCCATATTCCTTATCTATATAATTATGCCGGGCAACCGTGGAAAACACAGAAAAGAATCCGCATGCTGATGGAAAGCTGGTTCCGGAACGACCTGATGGGAATATGCGGAGACGAAGACGGAGGCGGTATGTCGGCCTTCTATGTTTTTTCGGCGATGGGCTTCTATCCCGTATCGGCAGGCATACCGGCCTATAATATCGGCAGCCCGCTCTTTAATAAAATAACCATTCGACTGGAAGGAGGAAAGAAGTTCACGATCATCGCTAAGGACGCTTCCTGGAATAACAAGTACATTGTTTCCGCCCGCTTGGACGGAAAACCTTATAACAAACCCTGGTTTACCCATACAGATATAATAAATGGCGGTACATTGGAATTACAAATGGCCGACCGTCCCAATAAAGCATGGGGAAGTGCTCCCGAAGCCGTTCCTCCCTCCGAAGGAATCCATATAAACTTGAAATAA
- a CDS encoding thiamine pyrophosphate-dependent enzyme: MEVNEIIKPENLVYDKPRLMNDNPMHYCPGCSHGVIHKLIAEVIEEMGMEEKAIGVSPVGCAVFAYNYLDIDWLEAAHGRAPAIATAVKRLSPDKMVFTYQGDGDLAAIGTCETIHAANRGENIVIVFVNNAIYGMTGGQMAPTTLEGMVTSTCPYGRNVALNGYPLKITDLLAKLEGTCLVTRQSVHTAAAVRKAKKMLRKAFENSMAGKGTSVVEFVSTCASGWKMTPEKANKWMEENMFPFYPLGDLKNVE; encoded by the coding sequence ATGGAAGTTAACGAAATAATAAAACCCGAAAACCTGGTATACGACAAACCCAGATTGATGAACGATAACCCCATGCATTATTGTCCCGGATGCAGTCATGGCGTAATACACAAATTGATTGCAGAAGTGATAGAAGAAATGGGAATGGAAGAGAAAGCAATCGGCGTTTCACCTGTAGGTTGTGCCGTATTTGCTTACAACTATTTAGATATAGATTGGTTAGAAGCCGCTCATGGACGTGCTCCGGCTATAGCAACTGCCGTAAAGCGGTTAAGTCCGGACAAAATGGTGTTTACTTATCAAGGAGATGGCGACTTAGCTGCTATCGGTACTTGTGAGACGATTCATGCAGCTAATCGTGGAGAAAATATTGTGATAGTATTTGTTAATAATGCTATTTATGGTATGACAGGAGGACAAATGGCTCCTACTACGTTAGAGGGAATGGTTACCTCTACGTGTCCATACGGACGTAATGTTGCATTGAACGGTTACCCTTTAAAAATTACGGACTTATTAGCTAAATTAGAAGGTACCTGTTTAGTTACACGCCAAAGCGTACATACCGCTGCCGCTGTAAGAAAAGCAAAGAAAATGTTGCGTAAAGCATTTGAAAATTCTATGGCTGGTAAGGGTACTTCTGTAGTTGAATTTGTTTCTACCTGTGCTTCAGGATGGAAAATGACACCTGAAAAAGCAAACAAATGGATGGAAGAAAATATGTTTCCGTTCTATCCGCTGGGTGACTTAAAGAATGTAGAATAA
- a CDS encoding 2-oxoacid:acceptor oxidoreductase family protein, which yields MKHEIIIAGFGGQGVLSMGKILAYSGLMEGKEVSWMPSYGPEQRGGTANVTVILSDERISSPVLNEYDIAIILNQPSMDKFETKIKPGGILIYDGYGIHNPVKRNDISVYRVDAMDVATEMKNEKAFNMLILGGLLKVVPMVKLENVLLGLKKSLPERHHHLIPMNEAAILKGMEIIRQEK from the coding sequence ATGAAACATGAAATTATTATAGCAGGCTTCGGCGGACAGGGTGTATTATCCATGGGTAAAATTCTTGCTTATTCAGGCTTGATGGAAGGGAAAGAAGTGAGTTGGATGCCTTCTTACGGCCCGGAACAACGCGGGGGTACTGCGAATGTAACGGTAATTTTAAGTGATGAACGGATCAGTTCACCCGTATTAAATGAATACGATATCGCTATTATTTTAAATCAGCCTTCCATGGATAAGTTTGAAACTAAAATAAAACCGGGAGGAATTTTGATTTATGACGGATATGGAATTCATAATCCTGTAAAACGCAACGACATTTCTGTCTATCGCGTAGATGCCATGGATGTCGCTACAGAAATGAAAAACGAAAAAGCTTTTAATATGCTTATTCTAGGAGGATTATTGAAAGTAGTTCCTATGGTAAAATTGGAAAATGTTTTACTAGGATTAAAAAAGTCCCTACCTGAACGCCATCATCATCTTATACCGATGAATGAAGCCGCCATTTTAAAGGGAATGGAAATTATTCGCCAGGAAAAATAA